One genomic region from Xenopus laevis strain J_2021 chromosome 2L, Xenopus_laevis_v10.1, whole genome shotgun sequence encodes:
- the myl6.L gene encoding myosin light chain 6 L homeolog isoform X1, whose protein sequence is MCDFSEDQIIDFKESFQLFDRVGDGKIYYSQCGDVMRALGQNPTNAEVMKVLGNPKSEDLNTKTLEFEQFLPMLQAIAKNKDLPGLEELLEGFKVFDKEGNGFVMGSEMRHVLVSLGEKLSEDEVETLLSAHEDANGSINYEELIRTVLNG, encoded by the exons ATG TGCGACTTTTCAGAAGATCAGATTATCG ACTTCAAGGAGTCCTTCCAACTATTTGACCGTGTCGGCGATGGCAAAATCTACTACAGCCAGTGTGGGGACGTCATGCGGGCACTGGGGCAGAACCCCACTAATGCCGAGGTGATGAAGGTTTTGGGAAACCCAAAGTCTGAAG ACCTGAACACAAAGACCCTTGAGTTTGAACAGTTCCTCCCCATGCTGCAAGCAATTGCCAAGAACAAGGATTTGCCTGGACTGGAAGAATTGCTCGAAGGGTTCAAAGTCTTTGACAAGGAAGGAAATGGCTTTGTTATGGGCTCTGAGATGCGTCATGTCCTTGTTTCTCTGG GAGAGAAGTTGTCAGAAGATGAAGTAGAGACCCTTTTAAGTGCTCATGAAGATGCAAATGGCTCCATTAATTATGAAG AACTTATCCGGACGGTGTTAAACGGCTGA
- the myl6.L gene encoding myosin light chain 6 L homeolog: MCDFSEDQIIDFKESFQLFDRVGDGKIYYSQCGDVMRALGQNPTNAEVMKVLGNPKSEDLNTKTLEFEQFLPMLQAIAKNKDLPGLEELLEGFKVFDKEGNGFVMGSEMRHVLVSLGEKLSEDEVETLLSAHEDANGSINYEEFVRQILSS, encoded by the exons ATG TGCGACTTTTCAGAAGATCAGATTATCG ACTTCAAGGAGTCCTTCCAACTATTTGACCGTGTCGGCGATGGCAAAATCTACTACAGCCAGTGTGGGGACGTCATGCGGGCACTGGGGCAGAACCCCACTAATGCCGAGGTGATGAAGGTTTTGGGAAACCCAAAGTCTGAAG ACCTGAACACAAAGACCCTTGAGTTTGAACAGTTCCTCCCCATGCTGCAAGCAATTGCCAAGAACAAGGATTTGCCTGGACTGGAAGAATTGCTCGAAGGGTTCAAAGTCTTTGACAAGGAAGGAAATGGCTTTGTTATGGGCTCTGAGATGCGTCATGTCCTTGTTTCTCTGG GAGAGAAGTTGTCAGAAGATGAAGTAGAGACCCTTTTAAGTGCTCATGAAGATGCAAATGGCTCCATTAATTATGAAG AGTTTGTCAGGCAGATCTTATCTTCGTGA